A genomic window from Candidatus Kouleothrix ribensis includes:
- a CDS encoding GNAT family N-acetyltransferase produces MPVVIAPERPDTTEATRLVEELEAALEPLYPRESRHGLSIAQLISEQVAFFVIRVDHAPAGCGGVKLVGTAYGELKRMYVRPQYRGQGLGALLIEHLAGYALARGVPLLRLETGIHQHEAIRLYQRAGFRQIPPFGHYQPDPLSLFLEKRLR; encoded by the coding sequence ATGCCGGTCGTGATTGCGCCCGAACGCCCCGATACCACCGAGGCGACCAGGCTGGTCGAAGAGCTTGAGGCAGCGCTTGAGCCGCTGTACCCGCGCGAGAGCCGCCACGGCCTGAGCATCGCGCAGCTGATTAGCGAGCAAGTGGCTTTTTTCGTCATCCGCGTCGATCACGCGCCGGCAGGTTGCGGCGGGGTCAAGCTGGTCGGCACGGCCTACGGCGAGCTTAAGCGTATGTATGTGCGCCCACAGTATCGCGGCCAGGGCCTGGGGGCCTTGCTGATCGAGCACCTGGCCGGCTACGCGCTGGCGCGCGGCGTGCCGCTGCTGCGGCTCGAAACCGGCATTCACCAGCACGAGGCCATCCGGCTGTACCAGCGCGCCGGGTTTAGGCAGATTCCGCCGTTCGGCCACTACCAGCCCGACCCGCTCAGCCTGTTTCTCGAGAAGCGCCTGCGCTGA
- a CDS encoding ATP-binding protein: protein MKRTPASFSFGGAAGLPAGERMPPRPDRGRIGLRAALLLCLLLAALPAPPAVAGSHSWALLHAGLAWLSLPPAAPIIAAAGLGGAALLAIELVFNASWLVLAEARRTPAAQTYLRIRSLRPQSRKTAHTAADPAELWRSLHAALQQPGRVSGPAPWVAFTLHAQPDEPAALGALVAAGAAPRQSLRRALTSALLALDAEVIVDEAADPLAAALQPGRLACWCELALSRPPHAPIRTPDTIGAESLGALAAALRTPPGVAYTEIQIIARPRPDRDAATPWRVWAGRRLVALRRAQAAGAAAEAQALEAKLSADCYDVSVRLVAVARDRAHTPAARAALRELCSAFGQFQARGAAGVQQFRPAGWPGTHTAVVPSAAQARRRRLLGRAGLVLAIGAGTFGLWAGPGLAAAPALVALAALAGGLRLAETRLAHAAARAPRSAPPPALLLPAPLWAGPLILSCAEAAGLWHLPGVELKTLIGWLPNRHLPAAPHTFVPAGATDRIVLGHALRGDGSLAPVGPTLRALRQVLHLTAGMGTGKTRALANMARQLIPNGLIELDGKGDDLGGSLAATTLSYIPLADEARLVIVDVLDAEWPVGLNPLYGIDRTAPGGITQTIGMILAVFARLDPETWAKSQGMQQYAQMSAALIAETVAHPTLAHLKQAIQSEQYRAELLAHCTNIEVKTFWEQTFPRLGEQQKASRDALLRRLDNLMVDETTRYLIAQPLPTIDFLECMEHGRIVVLPLPHRTLGGIAEFVGMLLLQAVLRAAFRRPGSDQTRSTVPLIVDELQVFVGQGQSRDMQDAITQLRGFGIGGIYAHQTLAQLGTLRDEMLTNSANRMILRTLEPDASAYASLFPTTDLTAADISGQPADEHQYVLLAGGAGPAELCSIRPLPWPAPLDTDRDLPPYHGPGWQSVLPGADARRAPEECTPGAAPLEALIARMIYGPIDPQHVAAQLARLPDDEWAYLCARWDAIRRHQRQYILDHPSCIALDERLVDADPERQALLRRQDRRRRRQQWLSRLETRTPRVLAAAGYARQRWATT from the coding sequence ATGAAACGCACGCCGGCTAGCTTTTCGTTTGGCGGCGCCGCAGGGCTGCCGGCCGGCGAGCGTATGCCGCCGCGTCCGGATCGTGGCCGGATCGGCCTGCGCGCGGCGCTACTGCTGTGCCTGCTGCTCGCGGCGCTGCCCGCCCCGCCGGCCGTGGCTGGTAGCCATAGCTGGGCGCTGCTGCACGCCGGCCTGGCCTGGCTGAGCCTGCCGCCGGCCGCGCCGATCATCGCAGCAGCTGGCCTGGGTGGCGCCGCGCTACTGGCGATCGAACTCGTATTCAACGCGAGCTGGCTGGTGCTGGCGGAGGCCCGGCGCACACCTGCCGCTCAGACTTACCTGCGCATTCGGTCGCTACGCCCACAGAGCCGCAAAACCGCACATACCGCCGCCGATCCAGCCGAGCTGTGGCGCAGCCTGCACGCCGCGCTCCAACAGCCTGGTCGGGTCTCCGGCCCGGCGCCGTGGGTCGCGTTTACGCTGCACGCGCAGCCCGACGAGCCGGCCGCGCTGGGGGCGCTGGTCGCTGCCGGCGCCGCGCCACGCCAATCGCTCAGGCGCGCACTCACGAGCGCGCTGCTGGCCCTGGATGCCGAGGTGATCGTCGACGAAGCAGCCGATCCGCTTGCGGCCGCGCTACAGCCGGGCCGGCTGGCCTGCTGGTGCGAGCTGGCGCTCAGCCGGCCGCCACACGCCCCCATTCGCACGCCCGACACAATCGGCGCCGAGTCGCTTGGCGCGCTGGCAGCGGCACTGCGTACGCCGCCGGGGGTGGCCTACACCGAGATCCAGATCATCGCGCGGCCGCGACCCGATCGCGACGCCGCGACGCCCTGGCGCGTATGGGCGGGGCGCCGGCTGGTGGCGCTGCGCCGCGCCCAGGCGGCCGGCGCCGCAGCCGAGGCCCAGGCGCTCGAGGCCAAGCTAAGCGCCGACTGTTACGATGTCAGCGTGCGGCTGGTGGCCGTCGCGCGCGATCGTGCGCATACGCCGGCCGCCCGCGCGGCCCTGCGCGAGCTGTGCAGCGCGTTTGGCCAGTTCCAGGCGCGTGGCGCGGCCGGGGTGCAGCAGTTTCGCCCGGCCGGCTGGCCCGGCACACACACGGCCGTTGTGCCGAGCGCGGCCCAGGCGCGCCGGCGCAGGCTGCTCGGCCGGGCCGGGCTGGTGCTGGCGATCGGTGCGGGCACGTTCGGGCTGTGGGCCGGGCCAGGCCTTGCTGCCGCGCCGGCACTGGTGGCCCTGGCAGCCCTGGCCGGCGGGCTGCGCCTGGCAGAAACGCGGCTGGCCCACGCCGCCGCCCGCGCCCCACGCAGCGCGCCGCCGCCCGCGCTGCTGCTGCCGGCACCACTGTGGGCCGGGCCGCTGATCCTGAGCTGCGCCGAGGCGGCCGGCCTGTGGCACCTGCCCGGCGTCGAGCTTAAAACGCTGATCGGCTGGCTGCCGAACAGGCACCTGCCGGCCGCACCCCACACCTTCGTGCCGGCCGGCGCGACCGACCGGATTGTGCTCGGGCACGCACTGCGCGGCGACGGCAGCCTCGCGCCGGTGGGGCCAACCCTGCGCGCGCTACGCCAGGTGCTGCACCTGACCGCCGGCATGGGCACGGGCAAGACGCGCGCGCTCGCGAACATGGCCCGCCAGCTCATCCCAAACGGCTTGATCGAGCTCGACGGCAAAGGCGACGACCTGGGCGGTAGCCTGGCTGCCACCACGCTCAGCTACATCCCGCTCGCCGACGAAGCCCGGCTGGTGATTGTCGATGTGCTCGACGCCGAGTGGCCGGTCGGCCTGAACCCGCTCTACGGCATCGACCGTACGGCACCCGGCGGCATCACCCAGACGATCGGCATGATCCTGGCCGTGTTCGCGCGGCTCGACCCCGAGACCTGGGCCAAGAGCCAGGGCATGCAGCAGTATGCCCAGATGAGCGCCGCGCTGATCGCCGAGACGGTCGCCCACCCGACGCTGGCTCACCTCAAGCAGGCCATCCAGAGCGAGCAGTACCGTGCCGAGCTGCTGGCGCACTGCACCAATATCGAAGTCAAGACCTTCTGGGAGCAGACGTTCCCGCGCCTGGGCGAGCAACAGAAAGCCAGCCGCGACGCGCTGCTGCGCCGGCTCGACAACCTGATGGTCGATGAAACCACGCGCTACCTGATCGCCCAGCCGCTCCCGACGATCGATTTTCTGGAGTGCATGGAGCACGGGCGGATCGTGGTGCTGCCGCTGCCGCACCGCACGCTGGGCGGCATCGCCGAATTCGTTGGCATGCTGCTGCTACAGGCCGTGCTGCGGGCCGCATTTCGCCGGCCGGGCAGCGACCAGACCCGCTCGACCGTGCCGCTGATCGTCGATGAGCTACAGGTGTTTGTCGGCCAGGGCCAATCGCGCGATATGCAGGACGCGATCACTCAGCTGCGTGGCTTCGGCATTGGCGGAATCTACGCGCACCAGACGCTGGCCCAGCTGGGTACGCTGCGCGACGAGATGCTGACGAACAGCGCGAATCGCATGATCTTGCGCACGCTCGAGCCCGACGCCTCGGCCTACGCCAGCCTGTTTCCGACCACTGATCTGACAGCGGCCGACATCAGCGGCCAGCCCGCCGATGAGCACCAGTATGTGCTGCTGGCCGGCGGCGCGGGGCCGGCCGAGCTGTGCTCGATCCGGCCGCTGCCCTGGCCCGCGCCGCTCGACACCGATCGTGATCTGCCGCCATACCACGGCCCTGGCTGGCAGAGTGTGCTGCCCGGAGCCGACGCCCGGCGCGCGCCCGAGGAGTGTACGCCGGGCGCCGCGCCGCTCGAGGCGCTGATCGCCCGCATGATCTATGGCCCGATCGATCCGCAGCATGTGGCCGCCCAGCTGGCCCGGCTGCCCGACGACGAATGGGCCTACCTGTGTGCGCGCTGGGACGCGATCCGCCGCCATCAACGCCAGTACATCCTCGACCACCCCAGCTGTATCGCGCTCGACGAGCGGCTGGTCGACGCCGATCCCGAGCGGCAGGCGCTGCTGCGCCGGCAAGATCGCCGTCGCCGCCGCCAGCAGTGGCTCTCGCGGCTCGAGACGCGCACGCCGCGCGTGCTGGCCGCCGCCGGCTACGCGCGCCAGCGCTGGGCTACTACATAG
- a CDS encoding YceI family protein, with product MSVVKQLLIAGVLVVLAIGGYLAYSFLRTPAEASGPLAAIPLSQSTAAAPTVAAAPTAAQAPAAPTVAAQPTAAPAPSQPAGMVTLQIAQGESEARFIIDEVLNNEPKTVVGTTNQVAGVIEINAQDPTKTRVGVIQVNARSLTTDSNFRNRTIKNQILQTDQYELVTFTPSEIVGLPASGAVGQPYSFQIVGDLTIRDVTKQVTFEVTAKAPSESRVEGTASTTVAYADFGITIPQVRQVASVADQVRLELQFVAVPA from the coding sequence ATGTCCGTTGTGAAACAGCTACTGATCGCAGGTGTGCTGGTGGTGCTAGCGATTGGCGGCTATCTGGCCTACAGTTTCCTGCGTACGCCGGCCGAGGCCAGCGGCCCGCTCGCCGCGATCCCGCTATCGCAGAGCACGGCCGCCGCGCCGACTGTGGCGGCCGCACCCACGGCCGCGCAAGCGCCCGCCGCGCCCACCGTAGCGGCCCAGCCGACTGCGGCGCCCGCGCCGAGCCAGCCGGCCGGCATGGTGACGCTCCAGATTGCGCAGGGCGAGTCCGAGGCGCGCTTTATTATCGACGAGGTGCTCAACAACGAGCCTAAGACCGTCGTCGGCACGACCAACCAGGTCGCCGGGGTGATCGAGATCAACGCGCAGGACCCGACCAAGACGCGCGTGGGGGTGATCCAGGTGAATGCGCGCAGCCTAACCACCGACAGCAACTTCCGCAATCGCACGATCAAGAATCAGATTCTCCAGACCGACCAGTACGAGCTGGTGACGTTCACGCCCAGCGAGATCGTTGGCCTGCCGGCGAGCGGCGCGGTGGGCCAGCCCTACAGCTTCCAGATCGTCGGCGACCTGACTATTCGCGACGTGACCAAGCAGGTGACATTCGAGGTGACTGCCAAGGCGCCGAGCGAGTCGCGCGTCGAGGGTACGGCCAGCACGACGGTCGCATACGCCGATTTCGGGATCACGATCCCGCAGGTGCGCCAGGTGGCCAGTGTGGCCGACCAGGTGCGCCTAGAGCTGCAGTTCGTGGCTGTGCCGGCCTAG